The following proteins are encoded in a genomic region of Cryptomeria japonica chromosome 11, Sugi_1.0, whole genome shotgun sequence:
- the LOC131040137 gene encoding auxin-induced in root cultures protein 12-like — protein sequence MGSPLFLALGVVVLLFSWDAAAQNSDLSCPVKFTVDEAKTYHVRNNLSLGATLSYTYHAENGFLDIAFKAPPAASGGWVGWGINPHGLQMIGTQALIAFRLGNGSTVVDTYNVTSKSAALNPSKISIPVTSKSAVYEASSGKITIFASLVLDSNQTSVNQVWQVGSSVTNFSPHVHSYDDANLSSLGTLDLKSGAT from the coding sequence ATGGGGAGTCCCTTGTTCTTGGCATTGGGAGTAGTTGTGCTGTTGTTTAGTTGGGATGCAGCTGCACAGAATTCCGATTTAAGTTGCCCTGTAAAATTCACAGTAGATGAAGCCAAAACTTATCATGTCCGCAATAACCTTAGTTTAGGAGCTACTCTGTCATACACTTACCATGCAGAGAATGGATTCTTAGACATAGCTTTCAAGGCCCCCCCTGCTGCTTCTGGGGGGTGGGTAGGGTGGGGTATAAACCCACATGGGCTTCAAATGATTGGCACACAGGCTTTGATTGCCTTTCGATTGGGTAATGGCTCAACTGTGGTTGACACATATAATGTGACGTCTAAGTCTGCTGCTTTGAATCCTTCAAAGATTAGCATACCTGTGACCAGCAAGAGTGCTGTGTATGAGGCTAGTAGTGGGAAGATAACAATTTTTGCTTCCCTGGTGCTTGATTCCAATCAAACCAGTGTTAATCAGGTGTGGCAAGTGGGTAGCTCAGTTACCAACTTCAGTCCTCACGTCCACAGTTATGATGATGCCAATCTTTCGAGTTTAGGGACACTGGATCTCAAAAGTGGAGCCACCTAG